From Anopheles coluzzii chromosome 3, AcolN3, whole genome shotgun sequence, the proteins below share one genomic window:
- the LOC120957223 gene encoding uncharacterized protein LOC120957223 isoform X1 translates to MAKGAKRKTKWVSLSLANANTKTSNATGSDSEQTQVHHHQQQHHGEGHRHKMHNGATSLAAKVGKEFAPRTDVIIEEQQQQHQQKEMQGNERVQEQSGNRTDTSTGSDCVAGSERRPIGSYHRRRPPPYNNSRTSWSGGAASTGSNNGRSGHYHRNGYYGNGGGYYGAGKRSHYEHYPRRQQPSASTNRTTSGEGGETGGTTINDDEYTRITTPRQDVLFKKGYLSRPKPSVATASTSNTGSSSIAATTSEGSDGGNGGSNSISTTESITSEYGGSYAADGSQLIDYSYPCIPCGYFTETGVLVMNGFAVDNNGFSYFNGGQTYIYPPNYNNCQPSPPTDTTSAGDQTTDSMLYANDNATDETNANESTDLLDGSSPNHAPPVGDVEAVAQYDSNTAAVVAYGECGDTAGDGQFYANGALPTLEQVPEEIIPNGEPQLAGELMAADAAAAATAAGAVCDVQEPQDYSENGFFPYTNGYDFAQFYNSLCYPNWFMEQCRMYDDAGLPLYCGGEYAMTNEEVYGHQPSFKKRKKRFRTFEEMPAVNGNSYDVGNATSAMMLEPNATGSETTECVPESQVPSKDAPLQSYQLNADVQEFQPAALPVANSLPNAAKIGDVCTTSNDKVVHHSTKPGNAQPVARSRHPVAPKASKSTSKVVAAVPAAAQAAVTSESATAPNSSPVPVGGKPTSSKANRKKDLIESTLAFAAQNIDLTRPKAAASVSHESDLCWSTIDRNGRKKRVASELPEQDAVTAPGAEKESAAEERANTKHTNGDTVQPVAPTQAAPTTVECSTVPDANGNREQPTKSKKKTHKHKRQQLRKSVGNFSKQPLEGFQLIEPEFSSSAAGHRRGRSGDKAGRAETITPKASNEEATQNVEVSNEKQPSSVSDGLEQETASCEGASRVIEEVAEVATTDVYCDKESDGVPAEVSPTEENVALEVEELIAQKVIPSLAVAVAVEEKTNLNETETEMHHQQTMSVDVEQLEDKEQEPEVEVIAEGVIEESKNDSKSVAQEPEAVEEVFNHVAEGDVEILQEPTELDSTLCVEELIVPHDLDESSAVLSLPVEQHQTMDVQLTIDTHVLTSAAKQLTISSVSSPKLPTLEEDETEEQADGADDGIGSEGDDARPKRGSVSGAGYTESIDSGLQSPAPCGGVASPETSSMVSSIESQPASGESSQSALTQVVGSWLLRKLEVHETEELFVLPSNPLLIQRLERFHQLQRRERRERLRGVITSESEGDEEEEYDLEGEDTDSDYMSDGQGRLDRTQSDDANSSQPGSPLNSTQQEGADAAPKTLPDDAGTLLVGLDEGKRQAPAVHANGEHKSAAMVHRAADSKRCSIM, encoded by the exons ATGGCGAAGGGTGCAAAAAGGAAGACCAAATGGGTGTCCTTGTCGCTGGCCAACGCAAACACCAAAACCTCGAATGCGACCGGCTCGGATAGCGAACAGACGCaggtccaccaccaccagcaacagcaccatgGAGAAG GACACAGGCACAAAATGCACAATGGCGCTACTAGTCTAGCTGCAAAGGTCGGAAAAGAGTTTGCACCTAGAACTGATGTAATAAtagaagagcagcagcagcagcatcagcagaagGAAATGCAAGGAAATGAGCGTGTGCAGGAGCAAAGTGGGAATCGAACCGACACCAGCACCGGCAGCGACTGTGTGGCAGGCTCGGAACGACGTCCCATCGGTTCCTACCATAGACGTCGACCTCCTCCGTACAACAACTCGCGAACCAGCTGGAGCGGAGGAGCGGCGTCCACCGGATCGAACAATGGCCGCAGCGGCCATTACCACCGTAACGGTTACTATGGTAATGGGGGTGGATATTATGGCGCGGGCAAACGATCGCACTACGAGCACTACCCACGACGGCAGCAACCATCGGCCAGCACGAACAGAACGACCTCCGGCGAGGGAGGAGAAACAGGAGGAACTACGATTAACGACG ATGAGTACACCCGAATAACAACCCCACGACAGGACGTGCTCTTCAAGAAGGGCTACCTGTCCCGTCCGAAGCCTTCGGTCGCGACGGCCAGTACGTCGAACACGGGCTCCAGCTCGATCGCGGCCACCACCAGCGAGGGCAGCGATGGGGGCAACGGAGGCAGCAACAGCATTTCCACGACGGAATCCATCACGTCCGAGTACGGTGGGTCGTATGCGGCCGACGGCAGCCAGCTGATTGACTATTCCTACCCCTGCATTCCGTGCGGCTACTTCACGGAAACGGGCGTACTTGTGATGAATG GTTTTGCTGTAGACAACAATGGCTTTTCGTACTTTAACGGTGGCCAGACGTACATCTACCCACCGAACTACAACAACTGCCAACCGTCACCGCCGACAGACACGACGTCCGCCGGGGACCAAACGACGGATTCGATGCTTTACGCAAATGACAATGCAACGGACGAAACGAACGCGAACGAATCGACTGATCTGCTGGATGGATCGTCTCCGAACCATGCGCCACCGGTCGGTGATGTTGAGGCTGTGGCGCAGTACGACAGCAACACAGCTGCCGTTGTCGCTTACGGTGAGTGCGGTGACACCGCCGGTGATGGTCAGTTCTACGCGAACGGTGCCCTTCCCACGCTGGAGCAGGTGCCGGAAGAGATCATTCCGAACGGCGAACCACAGCTGGCCGGGGAGCTGATGgccgctgatgctgctgctgctgctactgctgctggcgcAGTGTGTGACGTGCAGGAGCCGCAGGACTACTCGGAGAATGGGTTCTTCCCGTACACGAATGGGTACGATTTCGCTCAGTTCTACAATTCGCTTTGCTATCCCAACTGGTTCATGGAACAGTGCCGCATGTACGATGATGCTG GTTTACCATTATACTGCGGTGGCGAGTACGCTATGACAAATGAGGAGGTCTACGGACATCAGCCGAGCTTTAAGAAGCGCAAAAAGCGGTTCCGTACCTTTGAGGAG ATGCCGGCAGTAAACGGTAACTCTTATGACGTTGGAAACGCCACATCTGCAATGATG CTTGAACCCAACGCTACCGGTAGCGAGACTACCGAATGTGTGCCAGAAAGCCAAGTTCCTTCTAAAGATGCGCCTCTTCAGTCGTATCAACTAAATGCCGACGTGCAGGAGTTCCAACCTGCTGCACTGCCGGTGGCCAACTCACTTCCAAACGCCGCCAAGATTGGAGACGTCTGTACCACGTCGAACGACAAAGTGGTTCATCACAGCACCAAGCCAGGCAACGCTCAACCAGTGGCGAGAAGTCGTCATCCAGTAGCACCAAAAGCTTCAAAATCTACGTCCAAAGTAGTAGCGGCTgtgcctgctgctgcccaaGCTGCCGTTACTTCAGAGTCAGCTACAGCACCAAACTCATCTCCAGTGCCAGTTGGTGGAAAGCCAACGTCCAGCAAAGCTAACCGCAAGAAGGATTTGATCGAGTCGACGCTTGCCTTCGCCGCCCAGAACATTGATCTCACGCGCCCGAAAGCGGCTGCATCGGTGTCCCACGAGAGCGACCTGTGCTGGAGCACCATCGATCGGAATGGCCGGAAGAAGCGTGTTGCATCGGAGCTGCCGGAGCAGGATGCGGTCACTGCGCCTGGAGCGGAGAAGGAATCTGCTGCGGAAGAGCGCGCGAACACGAAACACACGAACGGCGACACAGTGCAGCCAGTTGCACCGACACAAGCTGCGCCTACTACGGTAGAATGTTCCACGGTGCCGGACGCGAACGGTAACCGGGAGCAGCCAACTAAGAGTAAGAAAAagacacacaagcacaaaagACAGCAGCTCCGGAAGTCGGTGGGCAACTTCAGCAAGCAACCGCTGGAAGGATTTCAGCTAATCGAGCCGGAATTTTCGTCCTCGGCGGCGGGACACCGCCGTGGACGAAGTGGTGATAAGGCAGGACGTGCTGAGACGATCACGCCGAAAGCTAGCAATGAAGAGGCAACACAGAATGTTGAAGTCAGCAATGAGAAGCAGCCGTCCTCTGTGTCGGACGGCCTGGAGCAAGAAACGGCATCATGTGAGGGAGCTAGTCGCGTTATTGAAGAGGTTGCAGAGGTTGCAACTACAGACGTGTATTGTGATAAGGAAAGCGATGGTGTGCCAGCCGAAGTATCGCCCACGGAAGAGAATGTTGCGTTGGAGGTAGAGGAATTAATCGCTCAAAAAGTCATCCCCTCGctagctgttgctgttgcggtgGAGGAGAAAACTAATCTAAACGAGACTGAGACTGAAATGCACCACCAACAAACGATGTCTGTGGACGTCGAGCAACTGGAAGACAAGGAACAGGAGCCAGAAGTTGAAGTTATCGCCGAAGGAGTGATTGAGGAGAGCAAAAATGACTCCAAATCGGTTGCTCAGGAACCTGAAGCGGTGGAAGAGGTGTTCAACCATGTTGCCGAAGGAGATGTTGAGATTTTACAGGAGCCAACCGAGCTTGACAGCACACTTTGCGTAGAGGAACTCATAGTTCCCCATGATCTCGATGAGTCCAGCGCAGTTTTGTCCCTCCCGGTCGAACAGCACCAAACAATGGACGTCCAGCTGACGATCGACACGCACGTGCTTACCAGTGCTGCCAAACAGCTGACGATCAGTTCCGTCAGCAGCCCCAAATTGCCCACACTCGAAGAGGACGAAACGGAGGAGCAAGCCGACGGGGCGGATGATGGCATTGGATCGGAGGGTGACGACGCGCGTCCCAAGCGTGGCAGCGTCTCCGGCGCTGGATACACCGAAAGCATCGACTCGGGTCTACAGAGCCCGGCGCCGTGCGGTGGAGTTGCCTCGCCCGAAACCTCGTCCATGGTGAGCTCAATCGAAAGCCAACCGGCCAGCGGTGAATCAAGCCAGTCCGCTCTGACCCAGGTGGTAGGTTCGTGGCTGTTGCGAAAGCTGGAAGTGCACGAAACCGAGGAGTTGTTTGTACTGCCGAGCAATCCGCTGCTGATTCAGCGTCTCGAGCGGTTCCACCAGCTGCAGCGCCGCGAACGCCGCGAGCGACTTCGGGGAGTGATCACGTCCGAGTCGGAGGGGGATGAAGAGGAAGAGTACGATCTCGAGGGAGAGGACACGGACAGTGACTACATGAGCGATGGACAAGGAAGGCTAGATCGCACACAGTCTGACGACGCCAACAGCTCCCAGCCGGGATCGCCGCTTAACTCCACCCAGCAGGAAGGTGCTGACGCTGCGCCGAAAACTCTGCCCGATGATGCGGGGACACTGTTGGTCGGGCTGGATGAAGGCAAGCGACAGGCGCCAGCCGTTCATGCCAACGGGGAACACAAATCCGCAGCAATGGTGCATCGGGCGGCCGACTCAAAGCGCTGCTCGATCATGTAG